In a single window of the Zea mays cultivar B73 chromosome 5, Zm-B73-REFERENCE-NAM-5.0, whole genome shotgun sequence genome:
- the LOC100274541 gene encoding rhodanese-like domain-containing protein 11, chloroplastic isoform X2, protein MAAPPLGLACRVAGAFTTPAVAHSGFLPRHLARGLLPSKRWSGVVRMGAVVGGGKEGEEDEELRQTKEQAAARRRWEALAWVKGSTWIPIFDVDASVDLGGLSKKVSNFVMGGWWSGSSTLSLNKNFVQQVEEKFSKDTDIMLVCQKGLRSLAACEQLYNAGFENLFWVQGGLEAAEEEDFEREGSQPFKLAAIGGISEFFGWTDQQRAQAAREGLGYRLVFTGRLVGALVLLDALFLGAQRIGPMLQEMQPR, encoded by the exons ATGGCAGCGCCACCTCTCGGCCTCGCTTGCAGGGTCGCCGGCGCCTTCACCACCCCGGCCGTGGCGCATTCCGGCTTCCTCCCCCGACACCTTGCCCGTGGTCTCCTCCCTTCAAAG AGATGGAGCGGGGTGGTGAGGATGGGGGCGGTGGTCGGAGGAGGAAAGGAGGGGGAAGAGGACGAGGAGCTGAGACAGACCAAGGAGCAGGCTGCCGCCAGGAGGCGGTGGGAGGCCCTG GCTTGGGTGAAAGGCTCTACCTGGATTCCTATATTTGATGTGGATGCATCGGTTGATCTGGGCGGACTTAGCAAAAAAGTCAGCAACTTTGTAATGG GTGGCTGGTGGAGTGGCAGCTCAACATTGTCCTTGAATAA GAACTTTGTACAGCAGGTTGAGGAGAAGTTTTCAAAAGATACAGATATAATGCTAGTGTGCCAGAAAGGACTTAG ATCACTTGCCGCCTGTGAACAGCTGTACAATGCTGGTTTTGAAAATTTGTTCTGGGTACAAGGAGGCCTTGAAGCTGCCGAAGAGGAG GATTTTGAAAGGGAAGGTTCCCAGCCTTTCAAGCTTGCTGCAATTGGAGGGATTTCTGAATTCTTTGG GTGGACGGACCAGCAACGCGCGCAGGCTGCAAGGGAAGGGCTGGGATACCGGCTCGTCTTCACTGGTCGCTTG GTCGGAGCATTGGTGCTACTTGACGCTTTGTTTCTAGGCGCCCAAAGGATCGGCCCTATGCTCCAAGAAATGCAACCGCGTTGA
- the LOC100274541 gene encoding rhodanese-like domain-containing protein 11, chloroplastic isoform X1, producing MNFWKKILLNIRDAVWLSCPSVFPLVLPLAHAITIRSPSLILTSGIRAYTLDLTVPIPRRPRSAAMAPAETSVSKVLEELQQMEIRLTSAIEGRCGLLERNFDDRCVALGRHLEQCYDDLAHRVDDAEQRATARFITVEMAQAEFEQWTPTIEKRVADLSLEVTRATRFLEREHRTPAFHQPGLFGQHESAAGRPPHGINADGPLGHRDNKHHRDREFGFRSQTRDPVKGTNHSPPLNSDQFYSNEFHEQHRGGFGRLPMINFPRFDGNQPQLWKSKCESYFDMYEVHYSVWVRVAIMHFDGRASRWLQSVERRIRQLSWLEFCSLVHDRFGREQHESLIRQLFHIKQLGSVADYVEQFSSLVDELAAYESRTDPLYYTMRFIDGLRSDIKPVVMVQRPSDLDTACALALVQEEAADATRPRRHEPSFHRTAHRTYQSSSDDIKHEGASSDAKSGHMSKPTSQGDKLASLRSYRRARGLCDRCAEKWSYGHKCASSVQLHALEEVLELISNHSDSEHQETEPPHIMMALSQAAWSGAAGHHTLKFRGSIQSIPLLILVDSGSSHTFLSSILLSSLQGISDMPRPMSVQVANGEVLSCQHQLLQMEWFIQDYSFVSDIVLLPLSKYDLVVGMDWLETFSPMKVDWASKWMAIPYKGTTVLLHGLPSAVPAGTTVQVMLLSSPSVDTQPSVATNPMPPAIVQILEDFTAVFADPVGLPPSRDCDHAIPLIQGAQPFSVRPYRYPPVLKDEIERQVADMLSQGVIQKSQSPFASPVLLVKKKDGTWRFCVDYRHLNALTLKSKYPVPIFDQLMDELTHARWFSKLDLKAGYHQILLQQGEEYKTAFQTHTGHFEFRVMAFGLSGAPNTFLRAMNETLAPVLRKSALVFFDDILIYSSTFDEHLQHLRQTLQLLQKDQWKVKLSKCEFAKTEISYLGHVISHEGIATDSSKITAISNWQTPTSVKELRSFLGLAGFYRKFVRHFGIISRPLFDLLKKHTLFIWTTDHQQAFDTLKQALISAPVLALPDFNLPFAICTDACTNGVGAVLMQNGHPLAYLSRPLGPKTQGLSIYEKEYMAIVLAVAHWRSYLQLAEFLIFTDHKSLTQLNEQRLHTLWQQKAYSKLAGLQYKIIYKKGSDNAAADALSRRSHSAECLTLSQCTPTWVQEVIQGYATDPTAQELLSKLALQTGQSTNYSLKDGLIRYKGRVWLGNNRVMQNKVIDALHASAIGGHSGVPVTYSRLKQLFYWPGIKQAVHNYVKACQICQQAKPERTKYPGLLMPLPIPPHAWHTVSMDFIEGLPLSTTYNCIMVIVDKWSKYSHFVPLAHPFTAAKVAKLFLDNIYKLHGLPSVIVSDRDKIFTSSFWQQLFQLTDTKLSMSSAYHPQSDGQTERVNQCLETFLRCFVHACPKKWSLWLSVAEFWYNTCTHTALGRSPFEVMYGYPPRHFGITTQTAISVPDLASWIQERELMQKLIKQHLLRAQDRMKKQADKNRSERVFAVNDWVFLKLQPYVQTSVATRAHHKLSFKFFGPYKIIEKISPVAYKLQLPADSAIHPVFHVSQLKAAIGATQIPIPSLPNEADHLQIPVRILKRRLVQRGGAMVAQVKVVWSGMDAALATWEDATALRDRFPRAPAWGQAGPEAPADVSNGDTGNGETEEAGEDNVKQRLSKRTRRPNVLVTGPMWAK from the coding sequence ATGAACTTTTGGAAGAAAATACTACTGAATATACGAGACGCCGTCTGGCTCTCGTGTCCCTCCGTATTCCCTCTTGTTCTTCCCCTTGCACATGCTATAACAATCCGATCCCCTTCCCTGATCTTAAcatctggtatcagagcctaCACCCTGGATCTCACGGTTCCGATTCCGCGTCGACCACGTTCAGCCGCCATGGCACCAGCCGAGACCTCCGTCTCCAAGGTGCTGGAGGAGTTGCAGCAAATGGAAATCCGTCTGACGAGCGCCATCGAAGGGCGTTGTGGCCTTCTCGAGCGCAACTTCGACGATCGCTGCGTCGCCCTCGGTCGCCACCTCGAGCAATGCTACGACGACCTCGCGCACCGCGTCGACGACGCGGAACAACGTGCGACCGCGCGTTTCATCACTGTCGAGATGGCACAAGCAGAGTTCGAGCAGTGGACTCCCACAATTGAGAAGCGCGTCGCCGATCTGTCCTTGGAGGTGACACGGGCTACGCGATTCCTCGAACGCGAGCACCGGACTCCCGCTTTCCACCAGCCGGGTCTCTTCGGCCAACATGAGTCGGCCGCCGGGCGCCCACCTCACGGAATCAATGCCGACGGGCCGTTAGGCCACCGCGACAACAAACATCACCGGGATCGCGAGTTTGGGTTCCGATCCCAAACGCGTGACCCGGTCAAGGGTACGAACCATTCCCCACCACTTAACTCAGATCAGTTCTACTCCAATGAATTCCATGAGCAGCATCGGGGGGGTTTTGGTCGATTACCTATGATTAATTTTCCTCGATTTGACGGTAACCAACCACAGCTATGGAAATCCAAATGTGAAAGCTATTTTGATATGTATGAGGTCCATTACAGTGTCTGGGTGCGGGTGGCGATTATGCATTTTGATGGTCGCGCATCCCGTTGGTTACAGTCTGTGGAACGTAGGATTCGTCAACTGTCATGGCTCGAATTTTGCTCACTTGTCCATGACCGCTTTGGTCGTGAGCAACACGAGTCCTTAATTCGCCAATTATTTCATATCAAGCAACTTGGTTCGGTAGCAGACTATGTCGAACAATTTTCGTCTCTGGTTGATGAGTTGGCTGCTTATGAATCTAGAACAGATCCCTTGTATTACACCATGCGATTTATTGATGGGTTACGTTCAGACATTAAACCAGTGGTCATGGTTCAGCGTCCTTCCGATCTAGACACTGCCTGTGCGCTTGCTTTGGTGCAGGAGGAAGCGGCTGATGCTACACGCCCTCGACGACATGAGCCATCGTTCCACCGGACGGCTCACAGGACTTATCAATCATCCTCTGATGACATCAAGCATGAGGGAGCTTCTTCAGATGCTAAGTCTGGCCATATGAGTAAACCCACATCTCAAGGTGATAAACTGGCATCTCTGCGAAGTTATAGAAGAGCAAGGGGCTTGTGTGATAGGTGTGCTGAGAAGTGGTCATATGGACACAAATGTGCTTCTTCGGTTCAGTTACATGCTCTCGAAGAAGTACTGGAATTAATCAGTAACCACAGTGACTCAGAACATCAAGAAACTGAACCTCCACATATCATGATGGCTCTTTCCCAGGCTGCCTGGTCAGGTGCTGCTGGACACCACACATTGAAGTTCAGAGGCTCGATTCAGTCTATACCTCTACTCATCTTAGTGGACTCAGGTAGCTCCCATACTTTCCTCAGCTCCATATTATTGTCCTCTCTGCAAGGAATTTCAGATATGCCACGACCAATGTCAGTTCAAGTGGCAAATGGGGAGGTTCTCTCTTGTCAACACCAATTATTGCAAATGGAGTGGTTTATCCAGGATTATAGTTTTGTCTCGGATATCGTGTTGTTACCATTATCCAAATATGATTTAGTAGTGGGAATGGATTGGTTGGAGACCTTTAGTCCTATGAAAGTTGATTGGGCTAGTAAATGGATGGCCATTCCGTACAAGGGCACTACTGTTCTATTACATGGGCTACCATCTGCAGTTCCAGCTGGCACTACTGTTCAAGTCATGTTATTGTCATCGCCATCTGTCGACACTCAACCTTCGGTTGCTACAAACCCTATGCCACCTGCCATTGTTCAAATTTTGGAAGACTTTACTGCAGTCTTTGCTGATCCGGTGGGTTTACCTCCTAGCCGTGACTGTGACCATGCAATTCCGCTCATTCAAGGTGCTCAGCCATTTTCAGTAAGACCATATCGGTACCCACCAGTTTTGAAAGATGAAATCGAACGTCAAGTGGCTGATATGCTGTCTCAGGGAGTGATACAGAAGAGCCAAAGCCCATTCGCTTCTCCGGTGCTGCTAGTTAAGAAGAAAGATGGGACATGGCGTTTTTGCGTGGACTATCGCCATCTTAATGCCTTAACTCTGAAAAGCAAGTATCCAGTACCAATTTTCGATCAGTTGATGGATGAGTTAACTCATGCTCGGTGGTTTAGCAAATTGGACCTCAAAGCTGGCTACCATCAAATCCTTTTGCAGCAAGGCGAGGAGTATAAAACAGCCTTTCAGACCCACACAGGACACTTCGAGTTCCGAGTCATGGCATTTGGTCTCTCGGGCGCACCCAACACATTTTTAAGAGCAATGAACGAGACCTTGGCCCCAGTTCTAAGGAAATCAGCACTGGTTTTCTTCGATGACATACTTATATATAGTTCTACTTTTGATGAACACTTGCAACACCTGAGACAAACTCTCCAGCTACTGCAAAAGGACCAGTGGAAGGTGAAACTTTCCAAGTGTGAATTTGCCAAAACTGAAATTTCATATCTGGGCCATGTCATTAGCCATGAGGGAATTGCAACAGACTCTTCTAAAATCACGGCTATTTCCAACTGGCAAACACCAACATCAGTTAAAGAACTAcgcagtttcttgggactcgctggGTTTTACAGAAAATTCGTTAGACATTTCGGTATTATCAGTCGACCATTGTTTGATCTTCTCAAAAAACACACACTGTTCATATGGACAACTGACCACCAGCAAGCTTTTGACACCCTGAAACAAGCCCTGATATCTGCCCCAGTTTTAGCCCTACCGGACTTCAACTTGCCCTTTGCGATTTGCACAGATGCTTGTACAAACGGTGTAGGTGCAGTGCTCATGCAAAATGGTCATCCACTGGCATATTTAAGTCGACCACTGGGACCAAAGACACAAGGCCTTTCCATTTATGAAAAAGAATACATGGCAATTGTCTTGGCAGTAGCTCATTGGAGATCCTATTTGCAACTCGCTGAATTTCTTATtttcacagatcataagagtttgactcAACTTAATGAGCAGAGGCTGCATACCCTATGGCAACAGAAGGCTTACTCCAAGTTGGCTGGTCTACAATACAAAATCATCTACAAGAAAGGCTCTGATAATGCTGCTGCAGATGCTCTCTCCCGTCGGTCTCATTCAGCAGAATGTTTAACCTTGTCTCAGTGCACACCTACTTGGGTTCAAGAGGTTATACAGGGATATGCTACAGACCCCACTGCTCAAGAGTTGTTGTCCAAATTGGCTCTTCAAACTGGCCAATCCACCAATTATTCATTGAAGGATGGTCTGATCAGATATAAAGGTCGAGTGTGGCTGGGAAATAATCGAGTGATGCAGAATAAAGTCATCGATGCCCTTCATGCCTCAGCCATAGGCGGACACTCTGGAGTACCTGTAACCTACAGCCGGCTGAAACAACTCTTCTACTGGCCTGGCATCAAACAAGCAGTGCACAACTATGTCAAAGCATGCCAAATCTGTCAGCAGGCAAAACCTGAGAGGACCAAATACCCAGGTCTCCTTATGCCACTTCCCATTCCACCGCACGCTTGGCACACTGTCTCCATGGATTTTATCGAGGGACTGCCATTGTCCACCACTTACAACTGCATTATGGTCATTGTAGATAAATGGTCCAAATATAGTCATTTTGTGCCCCTGGCTCACCCCTTCACCGCAGCAAAAGTGGCCAAACTTTTTCTCGACAACATTTACAAGTTACATGGTCTTCCATCAGTGATAGTTTCCGACCGTGACAAGATATTCACCAGCTCCTTCTGGCAGCAACTCTTTCAGTTAACTGACACCAAGCTGAGTATGTCCTCGGCTTACCACCCACAGTCCGATGGTCAAACGGAGCGAGTGAATCAGTGTTTGGAGACCTTCCTTCGATGTTTTGTCCATGCGTGtccaaagaaatggtctctatgGCTCTCAGTTGCCGAATTTTGGTACAACACTTGCACCCACACAGCCCTGGGCAGATCACCGTTTGAAGTCATGTATGGATATCCACCACGCCACTTCGGTATCACCACTCAAACAGCTATCTCAGTACCTGATCTAGCATCTTGGATTCAGGAGCGCGAGTTGATGCAAAAGCTAATCAAACAGCATCTACTCCGGGCTCAAGACCGCATGAAGAAGCAGGCTGATAAGAATCGCTCGGAGCGAGTGTTTGCTGTCAACGATTGGGTATTCTTGAAGCTCCAACCGTATGTTCAGACGTCAGTGGCTACACGTGCTCATCATAAATTGTCATTCAAATTTTTTGGACCCTACAAAATCATCGAGAAAATCAGCCCTGTTGCCTACAAGCTCCAGCTGCCAGCAGACTCAGCCATCCACCCTGTGTTCCATGTCTCACAACTCAAAGCAGCAATTGGAGCCACCCAGATTCCTATACCATCGCTCCCAAATGAAGCTGATCACCTGCAGATACCTGTCCGCATCCTTAAACGACGACTGGTACAGAGAGGTGGCGCAATGGTGGCACAGGTCAAGGTGGTTTGGTCTGGGATGGATGCAGCGTTGGCGACTTGGGAAGACGCTACTGCTCTCCGTGATCGTTTTCCACGAGCACCTGCTTGGGGACAAGCAGGTCCTGAAGCCCCGGCGGATGTCAGCAATGGAGATACTGGGAATGGTGAAACGGAAGAAGCAGGAGAAGACAACGTGAAGCAGAGGCTTTCCAAGCGTACACGCAGGCCAAATGTGCTTGTTACTGGGCCAATGTGGGCCAAATAG
- the LOC100274541 gene encoding Rhodanese-like domain-containing protein 11, chloroplastic, with translation MAAPPLGLACRVAGAFTTPAVAHSGFLPRHLARGLLPSKRWSGVVRMGAVVGGGKEGEEDEELRQTKEQAAARRRWEALIREQKIKTLTPREAGYTFKLTDKVLLDVRPSNERQKAWVKGSTWIPIFDVDASVDLGGLSKKVSNFVMGGWWSGSSTLSLNKNFVQQVEEKFSKDTDIMLVCQKGLRSLAACEQLYNAGFENLFWVQGGLEAAEEEDFEREGSQPFKLAAIGGISEFFGWTDQQRAQAAREGLGYRLVFTGRLVGALVLLDALFLGAQRIGPMLQEMQPR, from the exons ATGGCAGCGCCACCTCTCGGCCTCGCTTGCAGGGTCGCCGGCGCCTTCACCACCCCGGCCGTGGCGCATTCCGGCTTCCTCCCCCGACACCTTGCCCGTGGTCTCCTCCCTTCAAAG AGATGGAGCGGGGTGGTGAGGATGGGGGCGGTGGTCGGAGGAGGAAAGGAGGGGGAAGAGGACGAGGAGCTGAGACAGACCAAGGAGCAGGCTGCCGCCAGGAGGCGGTGGGAGGCCCTG ATTAGGGAGCAGAAAATTAAAACCCTTACACCGAGGGAAGCTGGCTATACGTTCAAACTGACGGACAAGGTTCTTTTGGATGTTAGGCCCTCAAACGAGCGTCAAAAG GCTTGGGTGAAAGGCTCTACCTGGATTCCTATATTTGATGTGGATGCATCGGTTGATCTGGGCGGACTTAGCAAAAAAGTCAGCAACTTTGTAATGG GTGGCTGGTGGAGTGGCAGCTCAACATTGTCCTTGAATAA GAACTTTGTACAGCAGGTTGAGGAGAAGTTTTCAAAAGATACAGATATAATGCTAGTGTGCCAGAAAGGACTTAG ATCACTTGCCGCCTGTGAACAGCTGTACAATGCTGGTTTTGAAAATTTGTTCTGGGTACAAGGAGGCCTTGAAGCTGCCGAAGAGGAG GATTTTGAAAGGGAAGGTTCCCAGCCTTTCAAGCTTGCTGCAATTGGAGGGATTTCTGAATTCTTTGG GTGGACGGACCAGCAACGCGCGCAGGCTGCAAGGGAAGGGCTGGGATACCGGCTCGTCTTCACTGGTCGCTTG GTCGGAGCATTGGTGCTACTTGACGCTTTGTTTCTAGGCGCCCAAAGGATCGGCCCTATGCTCCAAGAAATGCAACCGCGTTGA
- the LOC100278330 gene encoding uncharacterized protein LOC100278330, whose amino-acid sequence MDTALCDDLLQVVFGLLPPSAAPAVSLVSRRWLALLRAATSSLSLRLPASSAATLAALLSHYPFLAALTVVSAGTPVHDADAVLLAVAAAPAASRLSTLRLLPDWAVSPAALLTVCPALAGLTSLHLTAVRPLSFRWLKLLPRLKSFALVNSAATVDSAGSSSDDADGEAEDVAGTLPLEKLSLCGIRSGDRGLGWLWRRCGSLKWLQLRACDGTGDGPASLAFAGCLAGLLALELRACRAVADRVLLLAADHCRTLTSLLVYDGGGSEALHRFIQQRAAGLHTLDLRLPLDLHNDHLLAIGADSVHNATHGLASLRLQSCVLITGDGLRSLARTAAGAGIEELALVSCDVVEREPGLLTFLSQSMPRLRRLNLSYNETLNDKVIGAMLSSCRNLIDIRLRGCRGLTGGSLLSLLRHCGQSLEILDISRCPGIAVGNVELFAQRAARLNHVIIEESAMSEELKAIAQKKGMKVGSLPCEGGPF is encoded by the coding sequence ATGGACACCGCGCTCTGCGACGACCTGCTGCAGGTGGTGTTCGGCCTTCTACCGCCCTCCGCTGCACCGGCCGTGTCCCTCGTCTCCCGCCGCTGGCTCGCACTCCTCAGGGCCGCGACGTCGTCCCTCAGCCTCCGCCTGCCTGCCTCCTCGGCGGCGACCCTCGCCGCCCTGCTGTCTCACTACCCCTTCCTCGCCGCCCTGACCGTGGTCTCCGCTGGTACGCCGGTCCACGACGCCGACGCCGTGCTGCTCGCTGTCGCGGCCGCGCCGGCCGCTTCCCGGCTCTCCACGCTGCGGCTCTTGCCCGATTGGGCGGTCTCCCCCGCCGCGCTGCTCACGGTCTGCCCTGCACTCGCCGGTCTGACGTCGCTCCACCTCACCGCTGTCCGCCCCCTATCTTTCCGCTGGCTCAAGCTGTTGCCGCGCCTCAAGTCGTTCGCCCTTGTCAACTCCGCCGCCACCGTTGACTCCGCGGGCTCGAGCTCGGATGACGCCGACGGCGAGGCCGAGGACGTCGCAGGGACATTGCCGCTGGAGAAGCTGTCACTTTGCGGCATCCGCTCCGGCGACCGCGGGCTTGGGTGGCTGTGGCGGCGGTGCGGGAGCCTCAAGTGGTTGCAGCTGCGCGCCTGCGACGGTACCGGGGACGGGCCCGCGTCGCTGGCCTTCGCGGGTTGCCTTGCTGGCTTGCTCGCGCTTGAGCTTCGTGCTTGCCGTGCTGTCGCCGACCGTGTACTCCTCCTTGCAGCCGACCATTGCCGCACGCTAACGTCCCTCCTGGtctatgacggcggcggcagcgagGCCCTTCACCGGTTCATCCAGCAGCGTGCTGCTGGTCTGCACACCTTGGACCTTCGCCTCCCGCTTGACCTGCACAACGATCATCTCCTCGCCATTGGAGCTGACTCAGTTCACAATGCTACACATGGCCTAGCTTCACTTCGCCTCCAGAGCTGCGTCCTTATCACAGGGGACGGCCTCCGGTCCCTGGCACGCACAGCCGCCGGAGCCGGCATAGAAGAGCTCGCCTTGGTGAGTTGCGACGTGGTGGAGCGGGAGCCCGGGTTGCTGACATTCCTCAGTCAGAGCATGCCGCGGCTCCGTCGACTTAACCTGTCTTACAATGAGACACTGAACGACAAGGTGATCGGCGCCATGCTTTCATCCTGCCGGAATCTCATCGACATCAGGCTCAGGGGGTGCCGGGGCCTGACGGGAGGCTCGCTCCTCTCGCTGCTTAGGCACTGTGGGCAGTCACTGGAGATCCTTGACATCTCCCGCTGTCCGGGCATTGCTGTAGGTAACGTTGAGCTCTTTGCCCAGCGCGCCGCTAGGTTGAATCATGTGATCATCGAGGAGAGCGCGATGTCGGAGGAATTGAAGGCAATCGCTCAGAAAAAAGGCATGAAGGTTGGCTCATTGCCGTGCGAAGGAGGACCATTCTGA